The following proteins are encoded in a genomic region of Limanda limanda chromosome 22, fLimLim1.1, whole genome shotgun sequence:
- the tbc1d19 gene encoding TBC1 domain family member 19: MDEGTDMSVTIAHIVQRLRGSHLHSQIERQAKECLHQPDVKLESLKDDVRSFLKTSGWERKLQNAVYRELHVQLPPSHPAAPPEHLKEPLAYMRKAQAGWEKRVLKSLNSMSTELGVPLARMRPAVEQKELTNKWNEMGTDEPDLSRFRPVYAPKDFLEVLISLRNPNHDSSEDVSARSHWGLIQVPLNVRDIPQLRRAYSELNLATGQLGIDDHAHVPPDLFENDYVQIGKKVVLDQDSAAAQQYSRQGCPTGLRADLWALILNSTNQPPDVMHYEQLRAGVIQHDLLVDNLIYKDVKLTASNDDYYFVFEDFLYQVLLCFSRDTAVLEHFKYNSATPPKSYIQGKVGDEECAVVYPPNGVIPFHGFSMYVAPLCFLYNEPSKLYSVFREMYTRFFFRLHSISSCPSGIVSLCLQFERLLQTHLPQLFYHLRQIGAQPLRIAFKWMVRAFSGYLSTDQLLLLWDRILGYDSLEVVAVLAAAVFAFRAENLMEVTSLASAEAVLADLSTLKVMPLIQISLFASAI, encoded by the exons ATGGACGAAGGCACCGACATGTCAGTGACCATCGCTCACATCGTGCAGCGGCTCAGAGGAAGTCACCTCCACTCCCAGATAGAGAGACAGGCCAAA GAGTGTTTACATCAACCCGACGTGAAACTGGAGTCTCTCAAAGATGACGTCCGTAGTTTCCTCAAAACCTCAG GCTGGGAAAGGAAGCTGCAGAACGCTGTGTACAGGGAGCTGCATGT CCAGCTGCCCCCGAGTCATCCCGCGGCTCCTCCCGAGCATCTCAAAGAGCCGCTGGCCTACATGCGCAAGGCACAG GCCGGCTGGGAGAAGCGTGTCCTCAAAAGCCTGAACAGCATGAGCACGGAGCTGGGAGTGCCTCTGGCCCGCATG AGACCTGCAGTGGAGCAGAAGGAGCTCACAAACAAATGGAACGAGATGGGCACAGATGAACCAG attTAAGCCGCTTCAGGCCTGTCTATGCCCCCAAAGACTTCCTGGAG GTGTTAATCAGTCTGCGGAACCCAAACCATGACAGCAGCGAGGACGTCAGCGCCAGGAGCCACTGGGGCCTGATCCAGGTTCCCCTCAATGTCCGGGACATCCCACAGCTG AGACGGGCCTACTCGGAGCTCAACCTGGCCACTGGGCAGCTGGGGATTGACGACCACGCACATGTTCCTCCAG ACTTGTTTGAAAATGACTACGTTCAAATCGGGAAAAAAG tggtTCTGGATCAGGACAGTGCAGCAGCGCAGCAGTACAGCAGACAGGGCTGCCCCACCGGGCTCCGGGCGGACCTGTGGGCCCTCATCCTGAACTCCACCAACCAGCCTCCG GACGTGATGCATTATGAGCAGCTGAGGGCTGGAGTCATTCAACATGACCTGCTGGTGGACAACCTCATCTATAAG GATGTGAAGCTCACCGCCAGTAACGACGACTACTACTTTGTGTTTGAAGACTTCCTCTATCAG gtgctgctgtgtttctcccGGGACACGGCCGTGCTGGAGCACTTCAAATACAACAGTGCCACTCCTCCAAAGTCCTACATCCAGG GGAAAGTGGGAGATGAGGAGTGTGCTGTTGTTTATCCGCCCAACG GTGTAATCCCGTTCCATGGCTTTTCAATGTACG TGGCCCCTTTGTGTTTCTTGTACAACGAGCCGTCCAAGCTCTACAGTGTATTCAGGGAGATGTACACCCGCTTCTTCTTCAGATTACACTCCATCTCCTCCTGTCCCTCG GGTATCGTGTCTCTGTGCCTGCAGTTTGAGCGGCTGCTCCAGACTCACCTGCCTCAGCTCTTCTACCACCTGCGGCAGATTGGTGCACAGCC GCTGCGTATCGCCTTCAAGTGGATGGTGAGGGCCTTCTCTGGGTATCTGTCGACTGaccagctgcttcttctctggGATCGAATCCTGGGATACGACTCACTGGAGGTCGTCGCAG TCCTCGCAGCTGCCGTGTTCGCCTTCCGGGCCGAGAACCTGATGGAGGTGACGTCACTGGCCTCAGCTGAG GCCGTCCTCGCTGACCTTTCGACCCTGAAGGTTATGCCGCTCATCCAGATCTCTCTGTTCGCCAGCGCCATCTGA